The following are encoded in a window of Rosa chinensis cultivar Old Blush chromosome 4, RchiOBHm-V2, whole genome shotgun sequence genomic DNA:
- the LOC112196410 gene encoding ribulose bisphosphate carboxylase small chain clone 512, protein MSAAIFNSPVAASGYVGLATNPSKIFPAKDSIGWTKKTVSNGSRTCCMKTWNPINNKKFETLSYLPPLSDDSIAKEIDYMLKKGWIPCLEFDEVGYVHRENSRMPGYYDGRYWTLWKLPMFGCTDPSLVLNEIQECKKTYPNAYIRCLAFDNQNQGQCMSFIIQKPTIAATNSA, encoded by the exons ATGTCTGCTGCTATCTTCAATTCTCCggttgctgcatctggttacgTTGGCTTAGCAACCAACCCTTCAAAAATTTTCCCAGCTAAAGACTCTATCGGATGGACCAAGAAAACCGTCTCCAATGGTTCAAGAACTTGCTGCATGAAG acgTGGAACCCGATCAACAACAAGAAATTTGAGACTCTGTCTTACCTCCCACCACTCTCTGATGATTCAATTGCAAAGGAGATTGACTACATGCTCAAGAAGGGATGGATCCCTTGCCTTGAATTTGATGAG GTGGGTTATGTTCATAGGGAGAATAGCAGGATGCCAGGGTACTATGATGGAAGATACTGGACATTGTGGAAGCTACCCATGTTTGGTTGTACCGACCCTTCTCTGGTGCTCAATGAAATCCAAGAGTGCAAAAAAACGTACCCAAATGCTTATATACGCTGTTTAGCATTTGACAACCAGAACCAGGGTCAGTGCATGTCCTTTATCATTCAGAAGCCAACCATCGCGGCCACCAACAGTGCTTGA
- the LOC112199929 gene encoding U4/U6.U5 small nuclear ribonucleoprotein 27 kDa protein, with translation MGDRERERDRERDRERIRDRDRDRDRRRDRDDRDRDRDRVRSKRSRTPERSRARHTRSRTRSPDLYHSRSLSRSRTPEDRSHRRRHHHRSPSPESRKRARREPTVEEEKDRQKVVSEFVEGIAKEQQKQSSGGGEGGADEDEVEMMKKLGIPVGFDSTKGKPVQGADVSGVRAVTKRQPRQYMNRRGGFNRPLPAERNR, from the coding sequence ATGGGAgaccgagagagagagcgagacagAGAACGAGACCGGGAGAGAATCCGAGACCGGGATCGAGACAGAGACAGACGCCGTGACAGAGACGACCGTGATCGTGACCGCGACCGTGTCCGGAGCAAGAGGTCACGCACGCCGGAGCGCAGCAGAGCACGCCACACGCGCTCCCGCACGCGCTCGCCGGACTTGTACCACTCACGCTCCCTCTCCCGTTCCCGCACTCCAGAAGACCGCTCccaccgccgccgccaccaccaccgcAGCCCCTCCCCGGAGTCGCGGAAGCGTGCGCGGCGCGAGCCGAcggtggaggaggagaaggaccGGCAGAAGGTGGTGTCGGAATTCGTGGAGGGGATTGCGAAGGAGCAGCAGAAGCAGAGCAGCGGTGGTGGAGAGGGCGGTGCGGACGAGGACGAGGTTgagatgatgaagaagttggGGATTCCGGTAGGGTTTGATTCCACGAAGGGGAAGCCGGTGCAGGGGGCCGATGTGAGTGGTGTTAGGGCCGTCACGAAGCGCCAGCCTAGACAGTACATGAACCGCCGCGGCGGATTTAACCGGCCATTGCCTGCAGAGCGCAATCGCTAG
- the LOC112198949 gene encoding uncharacterized protein LOC112198949, translating into MTNLAKLDFVALDISGKNYLSWALDAEIHLEAQNLGPTIKEGNSASPQNKAKAMIFLRHHLHQGLKDEYLIVKDPLELWTGLADRFAHQKTVVLPRARYEWSHLRLQDYSSVIDYNSAMFRITSQMNLCGETVTQAMMLEKTFSTFHASNMVLRQQYRERGFTKYSDLISCLLVAEQNNELLMKNHQSRPTGSQPFPEANATFTSGYGNRRGGRHGKACNRGHRRGQGRQNGQARGGYNQQLGPRNNAKITKGNGQMIKPHKNEDNVCLRCGGKGHWARTCLVEDHLVALYKASLKKKHVETNYIDHSDPWDSSEPIDITPLDVSDFFANNGSNFDDMTSGGILDDY; encoded by the coding sequence ATGACgaatttggcaaaattggattttgTCGCCCTTGACATCTCTGGCAAGAACTACCTGTCTTGGGCCCTTGATGCAGAGATTCATCTCGAAGCCCAAAACCTTGGGCCTAcaatcaaggaaggaaactCAGCGTCCCCGCAGAATAAAGCTAAGGCTATGATTTTTCTACGCCACCATCTCCATCAGGGATTGAAGGACGAGTACTTAATTGTCAAAGACCCACTTGAGCTATGGACAGGTTTGGCAGATAGGTTCGCTCACCAAAAAACTGTTGTGCTCCCTAGAGCACGTTACGAATGGTCGCATCTGCGCCTTCAAGATTACAGTTCTGTGATAGATTATAATTCTGCCATGTTCAGGATCACCTCCCAAATGAATCTTTGTGGAGAAACTGTAACTCAGGCCATGATGCTTGAAAAGACCTTCTCCACCTTTCATGCCTCAAATATGGTCTTACGGCAGCAATACAGAGAAAGAGGATTCACCAAATATTCTGATCTCATCTCTTGTCTTCTGGTGGCTGAGCAAAACAATGAGCTCTTAATGAAGAACCATCAGTCTCGCCCTACAGGATCACAACCATTCCCTGAAGCGAATGCTACTTTTACTAGTGGTTATGGCAATAGACGTGGTGGAAGGCATGGCAAAGCCTGTAACCGTGGTCATAGACGTGGTCAGGGTCGACAAAATGGCCAAGCTCGTGGGGGCTACAACCAGCAGTTGGGCCCAAGGAACAATGCCAAGATTACTAAAGGAAATGGTCAGATGATCAAACCTCATAAAAATGAAGACAATGTTTGTCTTAGATGTGGTGGTAAAGGCCATTGGGCTCGCACCTGTCTTGTCGAAGACCATTTGGTGGCCCTCTACAAAGCTTCCttgaaaaagaaacatgtgGAGACAAACTACATTGACCACTCTGACCCTTGGGATTCATCTGAGCCTATAGACATTACTCCGCTCGATGTCTCAGATTTTTTTGCGAACAATGGAAGCAATTTTGATGATATGACCAGTGGTGGAATTCTTGACGACTACTAG